One Aegilops tauschii subsp. strangulata cultivar AL8/78 chromosome 2, Aet v6.0, whole genome shotgun sequence genomic window, aatgctcacattagtcccggttcgtgattgaaccgggactaatgtgaatattgccctgtgacgaaagccctgttttgtactagtgcgCCAGGACCGCACGCCCGAGCCGGGGTGCAGCGACATGGGATGAAGGGGGGCCGCCACCGCCGGACTGCGGGGCGCCGCGTGGGCAACGCCTGGCCGCgcccggcggcggcagcggcgagggggcggggcggcgactcgcggggagggggaggagaggggAGCCACCCCGGTCGCCTCGCTCGGGGAgggcgttgcgggggggggggggggggggggggcgagctTGGGGGGAGCGACCAGCAAAATGAATCTTTGAGATAGGATTTCCCATTCACATCCATCCTGTGGTCCTGCAAAAAGATAACATCCATCCAACATTGTCAGATCAAATAATTGAGATTCATATCAGTGACACACTGCACTTCTCGCTTGGTGGAAGTAAGcatatactattactcttgtggatTGCCATTATCATACACTTCAATGTCAGGATTGCCTTCATCATATAGATTTCACCAACTTCAGATCTGCTAACAGTGGTGCCAAAACCACCGTCACTGCACGCCTATGCCCAGAAATGCACGTGAGGGACCAGGATCTCTACCCAATAAGGCAATAATGGAGTGTCAAGTGATATCATGTCCGTGATTCCACATCACACGTAGCAGCTCTGCCCACCAATAATTGTATGTGAGCCTACCAACAACCATATCTATTATGAACCTTGTCATTGGATCTTGGGGTTTATTTTTGGCAGAGGTATCAGCACGGTCCACGCATTGATTTCAGTGCTCGAGAGCTGTTGTGTGAAAACGCACATTGCCGGATCAGCGAAGCTGATTTACTACTGCCAATGTAGTCATGCTCGCTACTCCCTCAGTCAATAATTACCATCGTCTATAGTACCAAAATACATAtaatatgaaaatatattttATAATGATTCTAACAATATTTATTTTATACATTGGATGCTGATTTTTTTCTCATATGCTTGGCAAAGAGTGTTTTTAGGGATGGCAATGTATGTGATCATTTTTATACTTAGAGCTATAGTTTAAGCTTGCACCGTCAGCGGAATAGAGTTATAGGGATGAAAGCAAGACTCGGGGTGACCAAAAAGCTAAAGTACGTCACAACATGCAAAACCGAATCTTGCATCCACACCGAGATTTCTAACCATGCAAGATCTGATCGCGTCAGGAGAAAGCAAAGGGACGCACCTAGATTTAGGCATCAAATATAAATGAGTACAATATAGCTGCAGGTGTGATCTTATCCCCGTAAATCACGGGTCATGGTATCAGTGATGACATATTTTTAGTTTTGGCCCATTGGGATCAGATCTGAGAGCGAGAatttatatcttattttcatgtcatctatagccagtACAATGACCAACATGCATAATTGTTATGAAGTTATGCTACTTTATTGGTACAACGTCCACCACACACTTTCACGGTTTGTTGGAGCACATGTCGCACATATTTGTTATGAAGTTATGCTACTTTATCAGTTATGAAGTTATGTCTCTTAGGTAATGTACCCAAAAATATGCAGGTCCCAAGATATGCAGCCCTAGACTTCTCTCCGGTTTGAAGGCTCATCTAAAAATTCTCATCAACCAAGATAGATGGTGAGTAGATGACACAAGTTTCATGTTGCAAAAACTGTTCAATGAAATACTGCCCACATGTTCAACTCCCGAAGCAgtaaggctagtcatagtgggagtaacttaggtagTAACATAGCGCACTTCGAGAattttttgcttatgtggcaagtagttaatgagaggtggtaacataatatgttattGTAACATAGCGCTTCCCAAGATAAGATGAGTCTACAAGCTATTAAATGAAAACATCTATGACACTACTACTATGTTACTTtacactatgaaggtagtaacttagactagtgtcatatgcatgacactagtataagttactccccactatgaccagcctaaatGCAGCATCCCCGTGTAGCTATGATACTCCCACTGCCCTAATTGGATTTGCGTGGTGCATCATAATTGAATCATTGAATGCATGACCTCTAATTTCATCTCCCTCTCTTATCTATATGGAATAAATGTGTGTAAGACTCAATTTGCTTTAAGTGAGTGAGACTCAAAGTTGAGATTAATATTATGGAAactaattttttttttaaataaagcaCTCTTAAgcagaatggagggagtatcatgTACGGATTTCTAGTAATGTGACATGAACGTGGCAGACATCTCTGATGTCATATAGTGAGTCGGTCATATGGCAACAGTTAAGTGGCACATGGTATCGTGTCTCCATGGTCCGCTCTCTCCAAATGGTGCCGCTGCTACAGCAAGTAGACTGACGCATGCAATGACTCGGCCATGTTCATCAGAAAAATGATAGCCTTGATTCGTTGCGGGCTCTCCGCTCTAGTGTTGCTAATTCCTTCACCTCCATATCCATGGGCTCTGCATCTACTTGGAAAGAGCGCAATCTCCCAAGTTTCGATCTCTCATTCACATGCGTTGGGCTTGTCCGCCATGGATGCGAGGTGGAGCTCGTGCGAATGAAGAGGAGAGAAGACCGAGCTAGCTTTTGATGGACCTCATGGaaactctctctctttctctctcgcCGCCCACAGAGCAAAAATCCATCTCAGTTTGTAGATGATACCCCTCTAGTTAAACAGCAAGAATTCTCTCATCACTGACCGCCATCCAAATCAGGAGGCCCCAGAATAATTCATCCAGCCCACTGTTGCTCTGTATGGTAGTGAGCCACGACACGGTGCTAGCATGCATGTGAGCCTCGTGGCTCACGTCTGGTGCTTTTGTCTCCGAGTAGACACAATGCAACAGTGCACACCACGCCCGAACAGTACCTATGAAGCTGCAGGTGTATTGCGGTGCCTTTGGGTGTTCGTGATGAGCTGCATAAAGTACTTTGATCATGCGTTGATTCTGCAGTTCCACAGAGCTGCTTGGATAGCATTACTCAAGACACATATGCTGTCTCAATATTATCGGTGCACTTTGCTACACGGTTAATTTTTGACGaactcaaaaaaaaaaacttttGACGAACTAACCTTACACAATCCGGCTTAATTTTCACCATGTAGGTCGGTGCCGGCACCTCTATCTATATAAGCGTTAGCTAGCATACGCCTCAGTACAAAACAAACACGCTAGTACCACCAGCAGCAGCCAACCCCGAGGAGGCAGAGGCAGCTAATGGGCTCCATGGCCGCGGAAATGACTGCCGTCGAGGAGGAGGCGTGCATCTACGCCATGCAGCTGTCGTCCACGGCTGTCCTGCCGCTCACGCTCAAGAACGCCATCGAGCTGGGCATGCTCGAGATCCTCATGGGCGCCGGCGGAAAGATGCTGTCACCGTCTGAGGTGGCCGCGCGGCTTCCGTCGACGGCGACAAACCCGGACGCGCCGGCCATGGTCGACCGCATGCTGCACCTGCTGGCATCCTACAAGGTGGTGTCGTGCGAGGTAGACGAAGGCACGCACGCTAGGCGGTACGGCCCCACAGCCGTGTGCAAATGGTTCACACCCAACCAGGACGGCATCTCCATGGCCCCGCTGCTCCTCCTCACCAACGACAAGGTCCCGATGGAGAGCTTGTAAGTATATTATACTCCTATGTACTTCTAGTATGCATGTACACTACGTCTACAAACATTATTAGTAAGCTGAATCTGGAATTAATTGGTAAACCGATAATTAATTTGCAGGTATCATTTGAAGGACGCGGTCCTTGATGGCGGTCTCCCGTTCCACAAGGCACATGGGATGACAATGTACGAGTACACCAAAACGGACGCGCGCTTGAACCGCGTCTTCAACGAGGCCATGAAGAGCTACACCACCATCGTCACCGGGAAGCTCGTCGAGCTCTACACTGGTTTCCACGACGTGGCCACACTCGTGGACGTCGGTGGCGGCGTCGGCGCCACCATCCGCGCCGTCACCTCCAAGTACCCGCACATCAAGGGGATCAACTTCGACCTGGCCCACGTCATCGCGGAGGTGCCACAATCCCCCGGCGTGGAGCACGTCGCCGGCGACATGTTCAAGAACGTGCCGAGCGGCGACGCCATCGTCCTCAAGTGGATCCTCCACAACTGGACCGACGAGCAATGCACGACCCTACTAAGGAACTGCTACGACGCGCTGCCTGCGCACGGCAAGGTTGTCGTCGTGGAAGGCATCCTGCCCGTCAAACCGGAGGCGACGTCCAGGGGGCAGCAGGCGTCCCTCAGCGACATGATCATGCTCACACACACAGCAGGCGGCAAGGAGAGGAACCAGAGGGAGTTCGAGGAGCTTGCCAAGGCCGGAGGGTTCACCGGTGTTAAGACCGCCTACATCTACAGCAACACCTGGGTCATTGAATTCACCAAATAGCTAGATCCGTCGTCTCCTATCTCTTCTCGATTGTTGTTGCTCTCCAAATCTGCATGATGCGTACCTTATCTCCTTGATCCTGAATGGCGTATAATAAACGGATTTGCTAAATCTCAGTCCACTAGAATTTAGTGAAGTCTCAGTTGAGTTCATTGCCATTCGATTTCGATGCATTAAGATCTGTGCAAGGCTATAAAAATTGCGTTTCTGTCTTGTTTCCAATACGTACGAGGGACCCTGCGGCTTGTATGTAGTGTTGACAACAAATCTGTCTTAGCCAGCATTGTTTTTTTCTCTTTCTCATCTACTTTTCTGTTTTGCTGGAGTGGACCCTTTTGCAGGGACCTCCTATGTGGCGCCTTAAGCGCCACTAGGAGGAACTTCGAAATTACTAATTAAGTAGCACTCTTTGCAGATGCCAGTCCCACCTTCCTAGGTGACGACAACTATGTCCCattgcatgtgcgccacttgtcgcaacctgagaGTTTTTCATTTTTCGTAGATTCATttatttaaaatgttttatctcacAAATCGGTCCAAATCTCGAACCATTTTCATCATTGGATTCCTCGCATCAAGCTCCTCAAAACAAGATCCCATGTGATAGGTTTCGACGAcctttttttcatgaaaaaaacagaggaaaaaccAAACGGGGAGCATTTTTTTTTCTAAAAGGCACGACCGTTCCTTTCGCGGGAGCAAATCCGTGCCACCACTAGAAGTAAAtgtgcctctcgcagaagcaaatcCATGCCTCCACCAGAAAAAAAATCCATGCAtgcgcgaaaggaaaaaaaatgagaggcaaggccgtgcttctcgcggaagcaaatctgTGCCTCCACGAGAAGTAAATTCCGTGCCTCTCGTGGTtgaaaaaaacgtgttttttttacttttgcaagagccacggccgtgcctctcacgTAAGCAAATCCGTGCCTCCACAAGAAGTAAATCCGTGCATCTCAAGTAATGGAAAAAGACGTGTTTTTTTCTAGAGGCAACGTCCAGGGGGCAGCAGGCATCCGTCAACGACATGATCCTAATCGATATTTGGGATTGTTGGGATTTGAAATTAGGATCG contains:
- the LOC109781552 gene encoding tricetin 3',4',5'-O-trimethyltransferase; the encoded protein is MGSMAAEMTAVEEEACIYAMQLSSTAVLPLTLKNAIELGMLEILMGAGGKMLSPSEVAARLPSTATNPDAPAMVDRMLHLLASYKVVSCEVDEGTHARRYGPTAVCKWFTPNQDGISMAPLLLLTNDKVPMESLYHLKDAVLDGGLPFHKAHGMTMYEYTKTDARLNRVFNEAMKSYTTIVTGKLVELYTGFHDVATLVDVGGGVGATIRAVTSKYPHIKGINFDLAHVIAEVPQSPGVEHVAGDMFKNVPSGDAIVLKWILHNWTDEQCTTLLRNCYDALPAHGKVVVVEGILPVKPEATSRGQQASLSDMIMLTHTAGGKERNQREFEELAKAGGFTGVKTAYIYSNTWVIEFTK